The DNA sequence ATGCCTGTTCAGTTCCTTGTTGCATTTTCTGCAGCAGTCTGCAGGGAtggttttaaatttaaagtgtCAAAGCTGTCTCAGATTCTCACTAATGCCAGCGATTTATAGGATTTTGATAGGAAATGCACATTAGCGGCAGCTTTGTGTCTATAAACACTCATATCAGCCTATAAACTATCATACTGGGATCATATGAATGTGTACATTATTGTAATTTTGAAATGTGTCACTAATGCTGAACCATAAAATGGTGTCATGTATTGATTACTGgacaaaatgttaaaataaaacgtTTTCTCCACCTCAACAGCTCCCTACTAATTAATTTCTGTTAATTTGTGCCAGtgatgctgtttttcctgccCCTCAAGCTGCACAgtgttttaaaatgcagattgctttatttatttgcttcacTTTGGAATTAAgcaatagttttaaaaaaatctgtaatGACACACTGTTGCATattttactattattattgttaatcaATTTGCTTTTAACAGCTACTCAGCTACGGCTGCTGTAATccttaaaaataattaaaaggaGAATTGCACAAAACTTgaaaagagttttatttttgtgatgCTGTTGAGCTAATCTGCTAAAAGCCTTTTTCAGTGAAACAGATTAGTTTATTTTAACTGATTAAAAACTCAAGATGGATTTGGATGATGATTCAAACACTGAATGACTGAAACAGAAATGATTTAAGGCAGAGGAGCGACAGAAAAGTAATAATGTTAAAGACTAAAGATTGAAATTTTGCCAATTGGGAATTCAGTTTTTGTAAATCTTATTATTAGTTGGATttttgtagtttatttatgtaGTTTTGGGGAGGGCTTGAAGCAGCGCCCCCTTGAGGAGAGAGTGCGCGTGCCAGTAGTGATGTTCCCTCTGACACGGGGCTTAGAACCACGCCCCAAAACTCGGTAACGTTTTTGTATGCCtttcactgtggtgtctgatcctggcttccgtgctctggtggctaaactggatcccacatgcacccttccatcaaggcagacagttaaagccatggtggagaggagggaagtggaagaaaaggagaaggccaaggcagccctgcagaatgttgacagtgtcagcttgacCGCAGATATGTGGACTtccatcaacatggatgcgtatctcgctgtcacctgtcatgctattcatgcaggtgaactctccaCATCCCTGGTGGGAGTTCGGCCTTTTCCTATCAGCCACACAGCAGAGAACGTCGCTGGAACTGCTCGAGAGCTTTCAAGGGAATGGGctcttgaagagaaggtgaagtGCTTGgtgactgatgcagcagcaaatatTCTGCGGGTGCAGCACGCCGTCTGCCTGGCTCACGCACTAAACTTAACTGTCAAAAAGGCCATGGATGCTACTCCTGGGCTAGATAATATAAGATCAAAAACGAGGCGGATGATcacctattttaaatcaagcaccaccgctaaagagaagctgcagcagatccaggtgcaaatgggccgtcctgtcacaaaactaataattgaagtagacacaagatggaatagcacctatgagatgctgcagcgtctttatgagcagagggatgcagctgcagctctgaccaCTCTGCCCACAGCTTTGGACCTATTGACTGCAAATGACTTTGAGTGTGCATCTGAGTGTAGGAAGATACCGTCACCTTTTCATGCTGCCACCGTAGAGCTCTCACATGAAAAGAGGTGTCGGGATCAAAAATAACACCcctgataaaaatgctgaagcatgctttgagtgagctgatggcacagaactcaaacaaaatggcaaaagaccttggcataaacctcaatagaattatgaatgataaactcagtgggatagaaaccacaagcatcttctctttatcatcattACTTGACCCAAGATTTAAAACACTCGGATTCCAAAGCCCTTCAAATGCCGAGTCAGCTGTGCACCGGTTAAAATCGGAGTGTGCGGCATTGTTGCCGAATGCACCCACCCAAGAGGACCCGCCGtccacttcaacagcacagccagaaccagctgcttcttcccaaggtacaaaaatgatagaatttggatcaatagatttatttgcattgattcaTGTACAGACTAaactttatgtaatgttttattttgagtcaTTGATCCGtggaagctgttggacagggatgctgaagaagcaagagcgtccaggaatgccaccgctgatgccatagtggaggtgcagcgttatctgtcagcccctccacttgaacgatcacaggaccctctggtgtactggacgacaaacaaagcccgatacccaaacctgtaccacctggcaaaccagtacctcgcaacaccagcatcctctgtgccctgcgagagggtgttttctaaagccggggaaatagtttcaaaaaagagaaaccgcctcaaaccctcgactgtggagaaactgttgttttttaaataaaaatgcataagcacaccagttcacccaagcaccttaggcccatacccccatctgttcctaaaatatatagaaaaataatataataataatacaacatcaaaagtgcacaaacagcaaaactcaaagtgcacgcttgctgggtcatcaaccttttgcatggctgcagtacCACCAATGCGCCAGCAGATGACGCCCGCGTTCGAAATGATTGAAGCTTCGAGtaatgaaccaattttcaacacaatggtccaaaagggttcaaagcctcatgaaacctcatttggacatcactaCGTGCCAGCTTTAAATTCATAATGTGTATCGCCGACAACTGTCCCACTTAAACAAAAACAGGTAGGAACTAATGTTCGCCTTAACAGGGGGCCATAAAATGTAACGTTACTGTTACATGTTAGTTcgcaaaaataaacaaatcagTTTTTGAAAAGACCCTAATTATTCTAtaattctgaatttattttaaaataatgatttaaaCAAACCATCATGGTTACACAGAATGCATCCAGAAGTTCTATGAAGTCAAGATGTTCTGTGAACAAAAAAGTACAAATAAATTATTAATCAATAAAGCAATAAGAGTCCGTGCAGCTCcctcaaaatgacaaaagacaGGATCATTTAATGTTCAGCAAAATAAACTTTAATTTCTAAAAAGTCAATCacggagaaagagagcgagaaagactgagacagacagaaagttTCACTTCTGTTGAACAATAAACTGAATATGGGACTGGTAACTAACGCACTCACTAAGATTTAGAAACAATGGGTCACACATGCTTTGaaaagtggacaaaaacaacaaatccagAAAAACCCTTGCAGAGATGTTCGGAAAGAAGAACAACTTATTCACAGTTCTATTCTTTGACTGCAAACTCAGATGATGGAGTTTAATCTGAAGAGACATGGTAATTCTGGGACATTACCGTCAAATAATAACAATCAACACATCCCAGGCTGTGTGCTTCACAGTAACGGTGCTGAAATGCTTTGTTATCGATGGGATTGTTGAAATGCTCTAATCTGAGGCCTGTTTTAGTCTCTCTAACCTTCGACTCACATTCATTCTCTTCTTTCGGCCTCTTGTTGTTTTCTCTATTTCTCTATTTTCCATCATGTTTCAAAACCAAAAGGAGGAATGAAGGGACAACTTGGCTTTTTCTCAAACATCGATAATATGGAGATTTTGAGGGGTGAGTTAGAGGTTCGATATGActtttaaatgtaacatttacaCTGCCGTTTACTGCTATTTCTAAAGGTGGCACCTgatgggaaaacaggaaaaacacgtCTCCTGAACCTCTTTTGTCACCAGCCTCATTTTGAAACTggtgaaagagaggaagtgaaactgCCCTCTGCTGACTCGCCTCAGTCTGCTTGACCATTACATTTGTGTTCGAAGTCTTCCGAATGTTTCGTGGTTTATACAGCTGCTGAGTAGGAGGTCAGTGACCTCTTCCAGTTTTCCAAATCTCACCTTCCTCAGAtgacagtgccccccccccaaaaaacaaaaaaaataaaacaatacgTCAGAAAACAGGTACATGCACGGCACGTTCTTCAGTGACACAACAATGACTGAAAACAGTTTAGTAGGCCTCCACAGTTTAGCACAGAATGTCCACTGGCCCTTTGACGGACACCCTGCGGTGCTCAGGTCTACGAGCTGATGATCTGGCCGGACCAGGTCTCGTGTTTCGTCCCTGGGTTCAGATGTGTGATCTTCACCTCCACCGCCTGCACCTTCAGGTTCTTGGGCGGGATCCGGCTCACCTTATACGTGACCTCGTCTCCCTCCACCGGAACATACTCCCCCTCGATGCTGAAGGAGAAATCACAACGTGCGCTGAGTCAAGATTCTAAATGTTCCTATGAGAAAAAGCGATCACATgcttgatgggtttttttttaaaggtgcagCCACAATTAACGACATTAAGCTCTGGGAAAGAGGGAAGTTATTTTGTTCAGTTCCTGAAAGCCAAACCaataatttaagaaaaaacaactgaaacgTTTCTCTCCATATCTGCTCTTTAAGCTCCAGCTAAAATTTAGgcagtgacctttaaccttgagCTCTCGTTATACAGACACAGTGGTGATAATGATCCACTCACTGCCTACAAACCAAGCCTGAGTTCCAGTCACGATGGAGCTAACTGAATCATCTTGGACGACCTTCACAGGAGAATCGTCTCTGATTTCCCGTTTCCACATTTAAATCGTGACGTGTTGAATGAACTCAGAGATGACGCCTGCGCCCCCCAGATATCTTCCCCTCTGTGTGAAACGCCGCTCACTCTGAGATATGAACAAAGATGTCCTCGCCGCTGTTGGAGGGTCGGATGAAGCCGTGACCTTGTGATCTCGAGAAGTTCTTACACACCCCCTTGAacactggacctgagtgagcgCGCACCGTTCTGCAGACAAGGACAGAAAAGTGTGGACATTGATCCAGGAAGCAGGAGATTACCTCAGTAGTTACTGCAGATGGAGATGCGCTGCTCTATTCAAGCACAAACCAACCACATGGACTTACGCTGAGTAGGTGCGCGTGCGTTTGGTTGGTAATGGACTTGGCAGATCTctgggcagctgctgctcttttccatcttcccacactcggcttctctccctcaggaagggaaaggagagggtgagagaggtgtCGGGGGAGCGCAGTGGCGTCCCCGAAGGCGACGTGAGGCTAGGGTCCGCCATGATGCCACGACAAGGATGGACGCAGTGCCAGGTACTTCGGTTGCCTCCTGAGGCCAAACTCCGCCGGAGCGTGCGTTGGCTGATGCGTGGGACGCGGCCTGAGCAGATATATCGAGGTCAGCGCTGTCACTTCAAGTCTGTCAGGAGGGACCTGCTGTGAAGGGAGGGGCCACAGAGGCAACAGGACGGTTCAACACAGCTAAATATGTTGCATTCAGGAGCTTTAAATATTAAAGGTTTGGGAGTAGAATATTATATTTAGTGCCTTTCATTGTGGTTGGTCATTTCATGGCAGAACTGTCCTCACTTTCATCAAAACATATTAAAAGTATAAGATATAATATGACCTTTAGCATGTATATAagaatatatactgtatattgatgCTACACTTGCAGCTACTGGCTGAATACCAGCACGGAAATAAAAAATTTAAGCATGAAAAACATTAGTAAATCATAATCATAACAAAATTATAATTGAAAAACGACTTTAATGGCAAATGTTTAATGATAAACTAAAATCGACACCTCATCCATTTCTAAACATCCATATTGGATCGCCTCCAGCAGACCAGTATTGTTTCCCTCCACCTGCCAGACGAGCTGTGACGCAAGTGAGTTTTACAGAGTGCACATCTCATGAGATGAAAAGTAATTTTGTGATGTCAAATAAATGGAGTTGCCTTTAAGCGCAGGTTGTATTCTGTAAATCTGCGTCCAATCTGCGAGGCTAATCTCTAAATCTATACATTACTACGGTGCACCGATTAACGTTTCACTGAATTTAAATATGTATCAATCGTGTTTCGTGTGCAGCTGCAGTCTCCTACACTGCTCTCTCTCGGAACTCCCCAGTTAAATCCCGTGTGTGATGTATTTTCTAGGCCCACTCCTCCGCCCACGCTGATGCGGGGAAAGCTGGAGCCTCCGCACGCAGCGTGACGTCAGAGGGGCTGCAGACCACCGCCTTCAGTGGTGCGTTCGTGACGTCAATGACGTGTTCCCGGTGGAATGATTACATCCTACAGGCACATAGTGCTGCCATAACATCACGTTCAACAACGCCCCGACTGCGTTGAAAGACAGTAGCAATGACATAATCACAGCAAATACAATTAAATTaagtgaattttttttaaaaatgtgtgtttacaggaaCGGTGTTGCGGGGAGATTTAAATGCTTCCTATGGTCAGGTCATCATAAAGGAAGGCACAATGTGTCCATTTACTGTTTAGGAAGTAACTTTTCCAGCTTGGACACCGCAGGGAAAGTCCACATGCCATCAGCTCAATCGGAACCTGAATGTAAATAAATCGGATCACAACTGGACCAATATCCCCTGTTGATGCTCCAAAATCGCGTCAAATGGACAAAGGGACGATTTCACGAATTTGAACCCGAGTCGATCACGTGCACGCGTAATTAAAGCGTGTCTCTTTTGTTTAGCGCACACGCTGCCATGCAAAGCAAACAATACTACAATGTCCCGACCCCTTAAAAACAAAGACGGGCTGTCCCGCACCCCCCGCAGACGCCGCGACGCGTGAATGTTGTCAGAATCGGGACTCACCTGGTTCTGGTGCGCCAGCGCGGCGGTCGGCGTGTGAACGTCCGCGTCTCTAAAGCCGCTACGCGTTATATAATgaagagataaataaataagtccACGCAGAGCCCGTCGAGAGAGCGCAGCTGTGATGCGgtcgcgtgcgtgcgtgtgcgcgcagaCGTCGTCCTTCAACGCTTGTGATGAGTGTCACCGGGGGAAGCGCCCGCTGCTCCCAACAAGCGATGCGTTGTTgcaaaatgacaataaagtcaTTGACTTCCCCCCCAACTCAACGTCGCTTAAACTGATCTAAATCCTCAGATCTGCTTCATTACACAATCTGCACTTGCGATGAGCTGTTTCCTGTGAGTCAGTGCTCATTTATATAATTCCACCCTGATCTGAGCCCAAGATTCCTGCAGCAAACGTTGCCAGAGCCAAGTTGACTTCTGGGCAGCTACTAAATGTACATAAAGTGCAACAGAATCTGTTCCACATCCATTAGAGCGAGACCTTCGCTGCCCTCCAAACTGTAGGATTTATTCTAATCCCTGCTTCCTATAAtcacaaaccaacacatcaCATCTGCCCAGACAGATGTTACAGCCATTGAAGGTGAGGAGACTCAGAAATGCTGTTGTCGATACCTGACCTCCTCTTCTGATCGTTGTACTTATTTGTCCAAgtcggttttttttttcaatagtATATTTTATtatgaatggaaaaacaaaatttcacACCTTTCAACTCAACATTTGCCAAATGCAGCATTATCACGGTGTTGTCAGGGAAAACGGTGTATTAT is a window from the Takifugu rubripes unplaced genomic scaffold, fTakRub1.2, whole genome shotgun sequence genome containing:
- the LOC101074219 gene encoding cold shock domain-containing protein C2-like translates to MADPSLTSPSGTPLRSPDTSLTLSFPFLRERSRVWEDGKEQQLPRDLPSPLPTKRTRTYSATVRAHSGPVFKGVCKNFSRSQGHGFIRPSNSGEDIFVHISDIEGEYVPVEGDEVTYKVSRIPPKNLKVQAVEVKITHLNPGTKHETWSGQIISS